A stretch of Saccharothrix texasensis DNA encodes these proteins:
- a CDS encoding ABC transporter substrate-binding protein, with protein MRYRRAGLAKVLACTAVLAAVATACGSGGSGTSPDGKVELTIATFNEFGYEELLKEYEAANPNVKVTQRKTGQGAPHHQNLFTKLGAGSGLADVEAVEEGFLSQVMAKSGQFEDLKEIGPKDVREDRWLQWKVDAVTTKDNKLIGYGTDIGPLAMCYRKDLLEAAKLPSDPEGVKALFATWDSYFSAGDAYVKATGKPWFDSAAQIFNPMHNQAGTGYFDRDDKLVIETNDDKKIWDQVTAAVAGGQSAKLAAWSPEWETGFKESAFATKTCPSWMLGVIEGNAGPDHKGKWAVTAAFPGGGGNWGGSYLTVPKQGKNKAEAAKLAAWLTAPEQQIKAFKAKGTFPSQTNALISPELLNQTSEYFGGEKVGLLFAEQANKVAAAQYKGPQDGEIQDNVVSPALTSVEQGTSPDEAWSKVIEGAKKAAK; from the coding sequence GTGCGCTACCGTCGAGCAGGCTTGGCCAAAGTCCTGGCCTGCACCGCAGTGCTTGCCGCAGTCGCCACGGCCTGTGGCTCGGGAGGGTCCGGCACGTCGCCTGATGGCAAGGTCGAGCTGACCATCGCGACCTTCAACGAGTTCGGCTACGAGGAGCTCCTCAAGGAGTACGAGGCCGCGAACCCGAACGTCAAGGTCACGCAGCGCAAGACCGGCCAGGGCGCGCCGCACCACCAGAACCTGTTCACCAAGCTGGGCGCGGGCTCCGGTCTCGCCGACGTCGAAGCCGTCGAAGAGGGCTTCCTCAGCCAGGTCATGGCCAAGTCCGGCCAGTTCGAGGACCTGAAGGAGATCGGCCCGAAGGACGTCCGCGAGGACCGCTGGCTGCAGTGGAAGGTCGACGCGGTCACGACCAAGGACAACAAGCTCATCGGCTACGGCACCGACATCGGCCCGCTGGCCATGTGCTACCGCAAGGACCTCCTCGAGGCCGCGAAGCTGCCGTCCGACCCCGAGGGCGTGAAGGCCCTGTTCGCGACCTGGGACTCGTACTTCTCCGCCGGTGACGCCTACGTCAAGGCGACCGGCAAGCCGTGGTTCGACTCGGCCGCGCAGATCTTCAACCCGATGCACAACCAGGCGGGCACCGGCTACTTCGACCGCGACGACAAGCTCGTGATCGAGACCAACGACGACAAGAAGATCTGGGACCAGGTCACCGCGGCGGTCGCGGGCGGCCAGTCGGCCAAGCTCGCCGCGTGGAGCCCCGAGTGGGAGACCGGCTTCAAGGAGTCGGCGTTCGCCACCAAGACCTGCCCGTCCTGGATGCTGGGTGTCATCGAGGGCAACGCCGGTCCCGACCACAAGGGCAAGTGGGCCGTCACCGCGGCGTTCCCCGGCGGCGGCGGCAACTGGGGCGGCTCGTACCTGACCGTCCCGAAGCAGGGCAAGAACAAGGCCGAGGCCGCCAAGCTGGCCGCGTGGCTGACCGCGCCGGAGCAGCAGATCAAGGCGTTCAAGGCCAAGGGCACCTTCCCGAGCCAGACCAACGCGCTGATCTCCCCGGAGCTGCTCAACCAGACCAGCGAGTACTTCGGCGGCGAGAAGGTCGGCCTGCTGTTCGCCGAGCAGGCCAACAAGGTCGCGGCGGCCCAGTACAAGGGCCCGCAGGACGGTGAGATCCAGGACAACGTGGTCTCCCCGGCGCTGACCTCGGTCGAGCAGGGCACGTCGCCCGACGAGGCGTGGTCGAAGGTCATCGAGGGAGCCAAGAAGGCTGCCAAGTAA